Proteins co-encoded in one Aspergillus flavus chromosome 2, complete sequence genomic window:
- a CDS encoding Zn-dependent hydrolase: MIAGLLYHPDVGLILFDTGSREDVIKSWDKEFLECAPRTWDKDIHSLPAAIKASGAGEIGDVKAVILSHLHLDHAGGLEHFFGTDVEIWCHEAELKNAFWSAATGIDSGLFLPDYLRADLLNWKTFSEQNVTLWRGVTLHRCPGHTEGSLVLELTFQSSGTVIMTGDLFHVKENYEEGRPTGFLMRDYCEWFRSRDYVRRLVQRTNARVCLGHERGYFDMFERSPRYLE; this comes from the exons ATGATAGCGGGACTACTCTATCACCCAGATGTAGGTCTTATCCTTTTCGATACCGGGTCCCGAGAGGATGTGATCAAGTCATGGGACAAAGAATTCTTGGAATGTGCACCCCGGACTTGGGACAAGGATATCCACTCTCTTCCTGCGGCTATCAAAGCCAGCGGTGCAGGTGAGATTGGTGATGTCAAGGCGGTCATATTGAGCCACTTGCACCTTGACCACGCCGGGGGATTAGAGCATTTCTTCGGGACTG ATGTGGAAATCTGGTGCCATGAAGCCGAACTCAAGAATGCCTTTTGGTCAGCCGCAACTGGAATTGACAGTGGGCTGTTTCTGCCGGATTACTTGCGAGCGGATCTGTTGAACTGGAAGACTTTCTCGGAGCAGAATGTAACACTCTGGAGGGGCGTTACCTTACATAGATGTCCGGGACATACGGAAGGGTCACTTGTTCTTGAGCTCACGTTTCAGAGTTCCGGTACTGTTATCATGACGGGTGATTTGTTTCATGTGAAGGAAAATTATGAAGAGGGAAGACCGACGGGTTTTCTTATGCGAGACTATTGCGAGTGGTTTCGGAGCAGAGACTACGTGAGAAGATTGGTGCAACGGACGAATGCGAGGGTCTGCTTGGGCCATGAGAGAGGCTACTTTGATATGTTTGAGAGAAGTCCCAGATATCTTGAATGA
- a CDS encoding putative cortactin-binding protein, which produces MGVNSAFLHAATIGDATTIENEYLKDKSILTAKDADGRTALHLAALHKDVKVLELLLNYGIEPSTTDNRGQTALHIAAQQSSLAVVELLLKRRANWSIRDHDGNTPLSYAYQQYSVEVLSCFLQYTPTYPAEIPCGLTPEIVLRSSANRKWTPLQISVNAHGR; this is translated from the coding sequence ATGGGTGTCAACAGCGCTTTTCTCCATGCCGCCACCATTGGCGATGCCACCACCATTGAGAATGAATATCTCAAAGACAAATCGATCCTCACTGCCAAGGATGCAGATGGTCGGACAGCTCTTCACTTAGCCGCACTTCACAAAGACGTCAAGGTCCTCGAACTGCTTCTCAACTACGGCATCGAGCCATCAACCACCGACAACCGCGGCCAAACAGCACTACACATTGCAGCCCAGCAATCCTCCCTCGCCGTGGTCGAACTCCTCCTCAAGAGACGTGCCAATTGGTCGATCCGAGACCATGACGGAAATACACCTCTCTCCTACGCCTACCAACAATATTCCGTCGAGGTCCTGAGTTGTTTCCTCCAATACACCCCGACCTATCCCGCAGAGATCCCCTGTGGCCTTACACCCGAGATCGTTCTTCGATCCTCCGCCAACAGGAAATGGACTCCTCTCCAGATAAGTGTCAACGCGCACGGCCGCTAG